The following coding sequences are from one Sphaeramia orbicularis chromosome 11, fSphaOr1.1, whole genome shotgun sequence window:
- the plekho1a gene encoding pleckstrin homology domain-containing family O member 1-A isoform X2, with protein MKKSAQSRRGVPDSGREAVQQPEKVGWIRKFCGRGIFRELWRNRYVVLRGDHLYISDKEVKDERKAQEVFDLADYERSEELRKAKSRSKKNHSRFTVLRCRQPGNTVPNLVFLAVSPEEKESWVNAFNVAIIKAKNRVLDEVTIEEDNTLAHPTRDRAKIPHGRRLPTRGHLMAVASTSSHGMLTLDLVAEEDYDPEHSFRVELQRGGSCGQVGAVDCRVVGGRQRAGTDVSKLRATSKEPKVMTGSLPRGSERSWGKHPHMEASKAPKNQQIQALQAQSRTPQPGKRFSMQGRSRCASMDEVLSSRPAMIRSELRSALRRCPTEEEAGGGATGQPVGQLQSLIAQRMQRAQELLEEMRLQELQKAKAERERGGSSPYLKSIDSPRLHHLRGTDSPHSRSSGSSRSRSSDSPRLKGKDSPRLRGRESPRSKAKKNRSKATESPRSKGSHSPAAKTNDSPRLKDSPQATTNSSGSSSSSPRTKSSDNMSSPKLNGTTDNVNRDENAAVQKTPESPPNSSVVKGSDSPQGSQLDSPRLLSTESPSPNSPTMSPPKTPEKPHESPPLVASEEDMEVDVDEEEDPEVEVVRRRVEAERLLEEAVSSWKEAQEVLQEVKELQSQTLRRQRRRTYEKMTTPASAATGSPTATMATEEDDTPPTPTSPEEEDESETP; from the exons ATGAAGAAAAGCGCGCAGAGCAGACGA GGCGTCCCAGACTCAGGTCGGGAGGCGGTCCAGCAGCCGGAGAAGGTGGGCTGGATCAGGAAGTTCTGTGGCCGAGGAATCTTCAGAGAGCTGTGGAGGAACCGCTACGTCGTCCTGAGGGGAGACCACCTGTACATCTCCGACAAAGAG GTGAAAGATGAGCGGAAGGCGCAGGAAGTGTTCGATCTGGCGGATTATGAGCGATCTGAGGAGCTGAGGAAAGCGAAGAGTCGCAGCAAGAAAAACCACAGCCGCTTCACCGTCCTGCGCTGCAGACAACCAGGAAACACT GTTCCCAATCTTGTGTTTTTGGCGGTTAGTCCTGAAGAAAAGGAGTCATGGGTCAACGCTTTCAATGTGGCCATAATCAAAGCCAAGAACCGGGTTTTAGACGAG GTAACCATCGAGGAGGACAACACATTAGCTCATCCAACCAGAGACCGAGCCAAGATCCCTCATGGACGCCGCCTCCCCACCAGAGGACACCTCATGGCTGTG GCATCCACCTCCTCCCATGGGATGCTGACTCTGGACCTGGTCGCAGAGGAGGACTACGACCCAGAGCACAGTTTCCGTGTGGAGCTGCAGAGGGGTGGGTCATGTGGACAGGTGGGGGCTGTGGACTGTCGGGTGGTCGGTGGTCGTCAGAGAGCCGGGACAGACGTGTCGAAGTTGAGAGCCACGTCCAAAGAGCCCAAAGTGATGACCGGCAGCCTGCCCAGAGGCAGTGAGAGGTCCTGGGGTAAACATCCCCACATGGAGGCCTCCAAGGCTCCCAAGAACCAGCAGATACAG GCCCTCCAGGCTCAGTCTCGGACTCCTCAGCCAGGAAAGAGGTTCAGTATGCAGGGCCGGAGTCGCTGTGCCTCCATGGATGAAGTCCTGTCCTCCAG aCCTGCGATGATTCGTTCAGAGCTGCGATCGGCTCTTCGTCGTTGCCCGACCGAAGAGGAGGCGGGGGGTGGGGCCACGGGTCAGCCGGTGGGTCAGCTGCAGAGTCTGATTGCCCAGAGGATGCAGAGAGCTCAGGAGCTTCTGGAGGAGATGAGGCTGCAG GAGCTGCAGAAGGCCAAAGCAGAGAGAGAGCGAGGAGGCAGCTCTCCTTATCTGAAGAGCATCGACTCACCTCGACTCCATCACCTCCGAGGAACCGACTCTCCTCACTCCAG GTCATCTGGGTCTTCAAGGAGCAGAAGCAGCGACTCTCCCCGTCTCAAAGGAAAAGACTCTCCTCGTCTGAGAGGAAGAGAGTCTCCTCGATCCAAAGCCAAGAAGAATCGTTCCAAAGCCACTGAGTCGCCTCGCTCCAAAGGATCACATTCTCCTGCCGCCAAAACAAACGACTCACCTCGACTTAAAGACTCGCCTCAAGCCACCACcaacagcagcggcagcagcagtagTTCTCCAAGAACCAAGAGCTCCGACAACATGTCTTCACCCAAACTGAACGGAACAACTGATAATGTTAACAGAGATGAGAATGCTGCTGTTCAGAAGACTCCTGAGTCGCCTCCAAACTCGTCAGTGGTCAAAGGCTCGGATTCTCCTCAAGGTAGCCAATTAGACTCTCCTCGTCTGCTGAGCACAGAGTCTCCAAGTCCAAACTCCCCAACTATGTCACCACCCAAAACCCCTGAAAAGCCTCATGAGTCACCCCCACTGGTGGCCTCGGAGGAGGATATGGAAGTGGAtgtggatgaggaggaggatccTGAGGTGGAGGTGGTGCGGCGAAGGGTTGAGGCTGAGCGTCTGCTGGAGGAGGCGGTGTCTTCCTGGAAGGAGGCGCAGGAGGTTCTGCAGGAGGTGAAGGAGCTGCAGAGTCAGACACTACGACGCCAGCGCCGCAGGACCTACGAGAAGATGACCACGCCGGCATCAGCAGCAACCGGGTCACCTACTGCAACCATGGCAACAGAGGAGGATGACACTCCTCCCACACCCACATCACCAGAGGAGGAAGATGAGTCGGAGACACCTTAA
- the plekho1a gene encoding pleckstrin homology domain-containing family O member 1-A isoform X1, translating to MKKSAQSRRGVPDSGREAVQQPEKVGWIRKFCGRGIFRELWRNRYVVLRGDHLYISDKEVKDERKAQEVFDLADYERSEELRKAKSRSKKNHSRFTVLRCRQPGNTVPNLVFLAVSPEEKESWVNAFNVAIIKAKNRVLDEVTIEEDNTLAHPTRDRAKIPHGRRLPTRGHLMAVASTSSHGMLTLDLVAEEDYDPEHSFRVELQRGGSCGQVGAVDCRVVGGRQRAGTDVSKLRATSKEPKVMTGSLPRGSERSWGKHPHMEASKAPKNQQIQALQAQSRTPQPGKRFSMQGRSRCASMDEVLSSRPAMIRSELRSALRRCPTEEEAGGGATGQPVGQLQSLIAQRMQRAQELLEEMRLQELQKAKAERERGGSSPYLKSIDSPRLHHLRGTDSPHSSRSSGSSRSRSSDSPRLKGKDSPRLRGRESPRSKAKKNRSKATESPRSKGSHSPAAKTNDSPRLKDSPQATTNSSGSSSSSPRTKSSDNMSSPKLNGTTDNVNRDENAAVQKTPESPPNSSVVKGSDSPQGSQLDSPRLLSTESPSPNSPTMSPPKTPEKPHESPPLVASEEDMEVDVDEEEDPEVEVVRRRVEAERLLEEAVSSWKEAQEVLQEVKELQSQTLRRQRRRTYEKMTTPASAATGSPTATMATEEDDTPPTPTSPEEEDESETP from the exons ATGAAGAAAAGCGCGCAGAGCAGACGA GGCGTCCCAGACTCAGGTCGGGAGGCGGTCCAGCAGCCGGAGAAGGTGGGCTGGATCAGGAAGTTCTGTGGCCGAGGAATCTTCAGAGAGCTGTGGAGGAACCGCTACGTCGTCCTGAGGGGAGACCACCTGTACATCTCCGACAAAGAG GTGAAAGATGAGCGGAAGGCGCAGGAAGTGTTCGATCTGGCGGATTATGAGCGATCTGAGGAGCTGAGGAAAGCGAAGAGTCGCAGCAAGAAAAACCACAGCCGCTTCACCGTCCTGCGCTGCAGACAACCAGGAAACACT GTTCCCAATCTTGTGTTTTTGGCGGTTAGTCCTGAAGAAAAGGAGTCATGGGTCAACGCTTTCAATGTGGCCATAATCAAAGCCAAGAACCGGGTTTTAGACGAG GTAACCATCGAGGAGGACAACACATTAGCTCATCCAACCAGAGACCGAGCCAAGATCCCTCATGGACGCCGCCTCCCCACCAGAGGACACCTCATGGCTGTG GCATCCACCTCCTCCCATGGGATGCTGACTCTGGACCTGGTCGCAGAGGAGGACTACGACCCAGAGCACAGTTTCCGTGTGGAGCTGCAGAGGGGTGGGTCATGTGGACAGGTGGGGGCTGTGGACTGTCGGGTGGTCGGTGGTCGTCAGAGAGCCGGGACAGACGTGTCGAAGTTGAGAGCCACGTCCAAAGAGCCCAAAGTGATGACCGGCAGCCTGCCCAGAGGCAGTGAGAGGTCCTGGGGTAAACATCCCCACATGGAGGCCTCCAAGGCTCCCAAGAACCAGCAGATACAG GCCCTCCAGGCTCAGTCTCGGACTCCTCAGCCAGGAAAGAGGTTCAGTATGCAGGGCCGGAGTCGCTGTGCCTCCATGGATGAAGTCCTGTCCTCCAG aCCTGCGATGATTCGTTCAGAGCTGCGATCGGCTCTTCGTCGTTGCCCGACCGAAGAGGAGGCGGGGGGTGGGGCCACGGGTCAGCCGGTGGGTCAGCTGCAGAGTCTGATTGCCCAGAGGATGCAGAGAGCTCAGGAGCTTCTGGAGGAGATGAGGCTGCAG GAGCTGCAGAAGGCCAAAGCAGAGAGAGAGCGAGGAGGCAGCTCTCCTTATCTGAAGAGCATCGACTCACCTCGACTCCATCACCTCCGAGGAACCGACTCTCCTCACTCCAG CAGGTCATCTGGGTCTTCAAGGAGCAGAAGCAGCGACTCTCCCCGTCTCAAAGGAAAAGACTCTCCTCGTCTGAGAGGAAGAGAGTCTCCTCGATCCAAAGCCAAGAAGAATCGTTCCAAAGCCACTGAGTCGCCTCGCTCCAAAGGATCACATTCTCCTGCCGCCAAAACAAACGACTCACCTCGACTTAAAGACTCGCCTCAAGCCACCACcaacagcagcggcagcagcagtagTTCTCCAAGAACCAAGAGCTCCGACAACATGTCTTCACCCAAACTGAACGGAACAACTGATAATGTTAACAGAGATGAGAATGCTGCTGTTCAGAAGACTCCTGAGTCGCCTCCAAACTCGTCAGTGGTCAAAGGCTCGGATTCTCCTCAAGGTAGCCAATTAGACTCTCCTCGTCTGCTGAGCACAGAGTCTCCAAGTCCAAACTCCCCAACTATGTCACCACCCAAAACCCCTGAAAAGCCTCATGAGTCACCCCCACTGGTGGCCTCGGAGGAGGATATGGAAGTGGAtgtggatgaggaggaggatccTGAGGTGGAGGTGGTGCGGCGAAGGGTTGAGGCTGAGCGTCTGCTGGAGGAGGCGGTGTCTTCCTGGAAGGAGGCGCAGGAGGTTCTGCAGGAGGTGAAGGAGCTGCAGAGTCAGACACTACGACGCCAGCGCCGCAGGACCTACGAGAAGATGACCACGCCGGCATCAGCAGCAACCGGGTCACCTACTGCAACCATGGCAACAGAGGAGGATGACACTCCTCCCACACCCACATCACCAGAGGAGGAAGATGAGTCGGAGACACCTTAA